TGCATGCGACAAATAATTCGGGCCAATCGGCGCCTTTCCATGGCCGCCGGGAATATCGAGCACATAATCCGGCTGGCACAGGCCGGAGACGCGGCCCCGCAAACGGCGCATCAGTTCCTGACCCTCTGCGACCGTGGTGCGCAGATGCGCGGTTCCCGGCGCCAGATCGCCATGATGCAGATAGTACGGTTTGATTCGATTTTCGACAAAAGCCCGCATCAGCGCTTCCAGAACAGCGGCATCGTCATTGACGCCGCGGAGCAGCACGGTCTGGCTCACCAGCGGAATGCCGGCATCCGCCAGCCGCGCGCAGGCCAGGCGCGCCTCATCAGACAGTTCACGCGGATGATTGGCATGAACGGCGACCCAGGTCGTCGCGCCGTCAACGCGCAGCGCTTCGACCATGTCCTCATCGATGCGCGCCGGCGCCGCCACGGGCACGCGGGTGTGGATGCGGACGATCTTGACGTGATCGATGGCTGCGAGGTCCGCCATGATCTCGGAAAGCCGCCGTGGCGACAGCATCAGCGGATCGCCGCCGGTCAGGATGACTTCCCAGATTTCGTTGTGGCCGCGGATATAGTCCAGCGCGTCGCGATAGGCGGCTTCCGACAGCGCGGTCGCCTTGCCCGGCCCGACCATCTCGCGGCGAAAGCAGAACCGGCAATACACCGCGCAGACATGAACCAGCTTGAACAGCACGCGATCGGGATAGCGGTGGACGATGCCGGGGACCGGCGAATGGGCGTCGTCGCCGATCGGATCGGCGTTTTCGCTTGATCCGCTCACCAGTTCCAGCGCGATCGGAATGAACTGCCGCGCGATCGGATCGTCGGGGCTTTCGGTGTCGATCAGGCCGGCGATATCAGGCGTCACGGCGATGGCATAGCGCGCGGCGACGCGTTCGAGGTCGGCGAGATCGGCAGCCTTCGCCAACCCGCGCTCCACGAGCTCGGCGGGCTGCCGCAGCGTGGCCGCCAGTTTCGGATCTATCCTGTTCATGTCTCTCCTGCCGGCGGCGTCCATACCACCTGATCGACCCGCAGCGCGCCGGCCGCCAGCATCACCAGCCGGTCGAAACCGAGCGCGACGCCGCTTGACGGCGGCATCGCGGCAACGGCTGCCAGAAAATCCTCATCCAGCGGATAGCGCTCGCCGTAGCGCCGCTCCTTCTCGTCCATATCGGCGGCGAAACGGCGGCGCTGTTCGGCAGCGTCAGTCAATTCGCCGAAGCCGTTGGCAAGCTCGACGCCGCAGGCATAGACCTCAAACCGTTCGGCGACCCGCGGATCGGCCGCCTTCGCCCGTGCAAGGGCCGCTTCCGGCGCCGGATATTCGAACAGAACCGTCAAACGCCCCTGCCCCAGATTCGGTTCGACATGCTCGACCAGCACCTTGCTGAAGATGTCCGACCAGGTGTCGTCATCGGTGATCCGCACCCGTCCATTTGCAGCCGCGGCGAGCGCCGCGCGATCACCCTCGCCATTCGTGACGGTGGCCAAGAGATCGATCCCGGCAAAGCGCTCGAAAGCCGCCGCCACCGTCAGCAATTCCGGTTCGGCAAACGGATCGGCCGTTCGGCCCCGGAACAAAAACCGGCCGATTCCGGTGGCCTGCGCCGCATGCGCGATCACGACGATGGTGTCAGCCATGACCGCATCGTAGCTCGCTTCCGCGCGATACCATTCCAGCATCGTGAATTCGGGCAGATGCAGATCGCCGCGCTCGCGGTCGCGGAACACACGCGCGAACTCGAATATTTTGGCTTCACCCGCGGCGAGCAGTTTTTTGGCGGCGAACTCCGGCGACGTCCGCAGATAGCGCGTCGCGCGGGTGCCGTCGCCGCTGGTCAGTTCGGTGCGCGGCGCATGCAGATGCGTCTCGTTGCCCGGCGAGACCTGCAGGACGGCGGTCTCGACCTCGGCAAAACCCTGTTCGTCGAACCAGGCCCGCACCGCCTTCGTGATCGCATTTCGCGCCATCAGGAACGGCTTGCGGTCGGCGTGGCGCGCAGGCGACCACCATGGCGAGGGCTGGGCGGTCCCGACCATCAGCAACGGTCCTTGCTGAGCCACGGAGCGCTCTCCGCAGAGCCTGAAAAGCCATTCAAGAAATCGGCAAATGCCATTGAAATTGTTCGACTTTCTCTGTGTGACCGCGCGCGGGCGGCAAAGTCTCGCGCCTAATCCATCCTGTCATGACGAAACCAGCTCACCTTGTCCATTCCGCTCGATAGGCCGAGGCCGAGCGCTGAACCTTGTGCCCGGCTCCGCAGTCCAATGGCCAGAATTTGCAACAGGATACGCGCATGTCTGGCGGCTGGTTGGGAAGAACTGCAATCCTCTTGTTGATGGTACTGGTCACGGTGATGCCGGCCACCGCCGACAGCCCTGGCAGCGAATTGGAACGGCTGCCGGATGCGGACGACACGTTCACTTCACCCGACGGCCAGATACGTGTTGAACAATATTCGAAGAAGAAGGGCGAATACGATCTCGCGTACCAGTTCTGGACCTTCGACGAGAAGCATCAGCACGGCGCGCTGCTGAATCGCGCTGTTTCTGTACCGGCGGACCGGCGATCAATTTTCAACGGCGACGCCGAAGCCCTTGGGCGACATGGCCTGGGACTATTTCTTCAGCCAGCCGGTGTCCAGGAAGATGCACCGGAAATCCAGGGATCGCGATTCGCTCAATCACCTGCAGGTACATCTGGTCCAGGGGATGGACGATAATTACGCCGGGATGGGAAAGCATTGGCCTGACAGCCGCTATATCATGCTCACCCTTTCGTTCGACTCACAGGGTGAGGACAAGCCGCTACCCTGGATCGAGGACTGGCGCTGTGTCTTCGATACGAAGACCGGGCAATTCTCGATTCCCTCCGATTTCGCCGGCCACAACGCCAAAGCAGTCGAGTTCCCCGACCGGCGCGGCCGATAAGTCCAACAAAATAGGGCCGTTACGGCCTGAGGCATTCCCCTGGGAATGGCGGCAAAACGCTGGCATCGACGGGCAAAATCAGTATGTTGCAGCCCGAAACCGCCGGATCGGCCCCACGGACGCCCATGTCCGGATTGGCCGATGGCCAGAAATTCAGGAAAACAGCTTTGAAAGTCATCGCCAGTTCTATTCGCAAGGGCAACATCATCGAGCAGGACGGCAAGCTCTACGTCGTCCTGACCGCCGAAAACATCCATCCCGGCAAGGGAACCCCGGTCAGCCAGATCGAAATGCGCCGGATCGGCGATGGCGTAAAGATTTCGGAACGCTACAAGACCACCGACCAGGTCGAGAAGGCCACCGTCGAGGATCACAATTTCAATTACCTGTACGAAGATGCCGACGGCTTCCACTTCATGAACGCCGAGACCTACGACCAGGTCCAGGTCTCCAAGGAAATCGTCGGTTCGTCCGCGCCCTATCTGCAGGAGAACATGACCGTGAAGCTCTCGCTTCACGACATGAACCCGGTCGCGATCCAGCTCCCGCAGCGCGCGACGCTGGAAGTCGTGGATACCGAGCCGGTCACCAAGGGTCAGACCGCGTCTTCCTCCTATAAACCTGCTATCCTCTCCAACGGCGTTCGCACCGCGGTGCCGCCGCACATCGGAACGGGAACGCGGATCGTGGTCATGACCGAGGACGGCTCTTACGTCGAGCGCGCGAAGGATTAAGACCGCGCAGCATAGTGTTTTGAAAAGAAGTGCGTACTGGTTCGCGTAAAAGAAAACGCGTCAAAACAAGAATTTTAAAGCGTCGGTTCTGATTCGATCAGAACCGATAATTCTCTGGAATTCGGGCACGCCGGGGGGCGATTGCATTGAATACGATGGCTGTCCCCTTGCTCAGGCGTTGGCTGGCAGTCCTTTGTTTGCTCCCGGCCGGGCTCGCCGGCGCTGCCGCCGAAGAGTTCCGGACGCCGTCGATCACGGCCGTCCGCGTCGAATGGCGGGCGGTTCTCGATCAGCTCCGCACCGAGATCGCCACCCAGCCGACGATCGCTTCCCGATTCACGTTCGCCGGTCAGCGGCGCGTGCCGGCATGGGATCCGCGCTCGACGCCCGCGCTGGTGCAATTGAACGCGATCAACGCAAGCATCTTCGCCGGGATCGGACGCAGTCCGGTGCCGGTGCTGTTGCCGTTCGATACCGCGGGCTATCTCGAAGACCAGGCCGACGGCACGCCGCTGCCGCTATCGAACTACCAGGCAGACTTCCGCCCCGCGGACCTGTTTCACGCCGGTCCGGCCGGCTACGACGCGGTGTTTTCGCTGCAGCCCGGCGCGGGCGGCGGTCTGCCGTCACGGACCTTCGCCAGGCCGGTCGAAGTGCAGATCACGGGCTCGATCCTCATCTACGACCTCGCCGATTCGCTTGGCGGCAGGGGCGAGCCGGTCAAGGCGCTGGCGGCGCAGTTCCCGGACGTGCGCCGCTTCATCCGTGAAGGTTATGTGCGCTACGCCTTCACGCGCTTCGGGGTGCCCTATGTGGTGTCGATCCAGTGTCTGGACTCGGCGCCGCGGGCGCGGCGGCTGGCATGTCGCGAGGCCTATCCTATTGCCGAGCGCTTTCTGAAAGCCTTGCGCATCGCTGGCGGACAGCCGGCGCAGCCGCGCCACGACATCTCAACCGAGATCGTCGAACGGCCGACGGCGGTTTCGCCCGACTTCAGCTATTACCCGGGCGGCGACATCATCGCCCGCAGCAGCGTGCGGCGGCGCGGCGGTCGCGCCGATTTCGCGGCCTATTCGCAAATCCGTTTTCCGCTGGAGAAAACGCCGGCCGCCATCCGCTCGCAATCCTTCGGCAGGAAAAATTCCCAGGTGGGCCGCGGCATCTATCCGTGGCGCGACAATTTTTGCGAAGCCCGCAGCTTCCAGGTCGGGCAATGCGCCGCCGGCTTCGGGCACCAGGGCCAGGACATCCGCCCCGCGCCCTGCCCGCCGAACAGCAACAGCGAAAGCAGTTGCCATCCGAGAAAGCAGGCCGTCGTCGCCGTCCGCGACGGTGTCGTCATCCGTTCGCTGAAGCAGCAGGCCGCAACGCTGCAGATCAATACAAGCAACGAGCACATCCGCTTTCGCTACATGCACATGAACCCGTCAGCCCTGGATGCGGACGGCATTCTCAACGGGCGCCGGGTCGCCGAGGGCGAAAAGATTGGCGTGGTCTCCAACTATCTCGATTTCCCGAACGGCACCTCGTACCACCTGCACTTCGACGTGCAGGTGTTCACGCGCGACGGCTGGATCTGGGTCAACCCCTACACCACCCTGATCGCATCCTATGAACGCCTGATCCGCAGCCGCGGCCGCGAGATCGGCACCGATCCTCCGGCAGCAGCCGCCGTGGCCCACGCGTTGCCGGAGGATGTGGTTCGTCGCAGCCCGCGAGAAGGCCGCGAGAACTAGGCCCCGCACCTATAAATGCGAAGCGGCCACCAGACGTCCGCCTTTGGCAGGCAATCCAGGCCCACGACGGGATTGTTCAAGGACTCGCGATGAGCAATGGCTGCACGTTTGCGCCGCCCGCCATCAGGGGATTCGACGGCTCGAAGCGCTGTCGCAGTTCTCGCTTCCGGACGAGCGCGCGCGCAACAACATAGGCTTCCTTCAGGCTTCTGGCTCGCCGGAGCGCCACGTTGAAAAAGGCATCACCGAAATAGGTCCACTTGGCCTTGTCCTGGCAGCCGAACGATGGATGGTTGGCATCGGCCGCGGTGATAACCAGGACATCGGGGTTGGCGAGACGAGGGATAAAGACTCCGGAATAGCAGGCCGAGATGACCACCACCTTGTGTCGCACGCTCGTCCGCGCCAACATATCGGCGAGATTGGACGGCGTGAGCGTTTGCTCGAGCCGCCCCGCTTTGACTGCAAGACCGTCGGGGGAGCCATGCGAGGTCAGTATCAGGAACAGAACGTCGTTCTCGGCGTCCATCCCATTGGCTGCCACTTGCAACGACATGGCCAGGGCCTCGATCGTTGCGCCTCCGCCTTTCTTCGAATTGTATTGCACGTTGACTGGGCCACTCCCGAAACGGCCCGCCACGACCTGTGCTGCGCCGGTCGCCTCGCGTCTAAACACGCCTTGATCGCCGAAAAGGCCAAAGGACACCACGCTCACCCTGGGAGCGTCCTCAACCGCGTGCGTCGGCGAAACCGACGGCACGACCGTCAAAACAAGCGCGATGAGCGCTGCGCCGAGCCGGCTGATCCAGGAGTTGGACGTCATTGCGAACCTTGTCTCGTTATGGCTACTATAGCATAGCAGCCCAACCCGCGACACGCGCTGGTGGCCAACGATCTGGCCTTCATCAAACTTGCACCAATCAGCATCCTGTTCGGCGTTAGCGAGTGGACGTCGTGACTTCTAAGATGCTGCCGCGTCCACGGCCTGCTTCCGAGCCGGTGGTGTCCAACGAAAGGCGGCGCCGAACCTGTTCCAGACATTGATCGAGGCGATTGCCGAGGTGAGATATGCCAGCTCCTTCTCCGAAAACTCGGCGCTCGCTTGCGTATAAACTTCATCGCTGACACCGTCGCTGAGCAAGGTCAGCGCTTCCGTCCAGGCCAGTGCCGCACGTTCACGCTGCGAGAACTGCGGCGCCTCGCGCCAGACCACTACCAGATTGAGTTTATCGGCGGGCACACCGAGCTTCTCGCCCTCCAGGATGTGATACTGCACGCAGAATGCGCAGCCATTGATCTGCGAGGCGCGCAGCTTGATCAGTTCGAGCAGTTGCTTGTCCATCCCCGCCTTGGCCGCGACCTGACCGAGCGCCAGCACGGCACTGTAGGCGTCCGGTGTCAGCGACATGAAATCCTTGTACTCGCTGCGGGCGTGCGTCATTTTTCCTGGCCTTTTGTTGTCGGTCCTCCCGTGCATTATAGGAGGCCCCTGCACCCCGTCCATGGCCGGGCGCGGCAAGTGAAATCGCGGCAAGATTGTCAGCAAAATTGCGGTTCCCGCGGCGTCATGGCTTTTGGCGGAGGCCCGCCGCACCGCTAGAATGTCGGGCATGAAACAGCCTGATTCCCGGATAGCCCCGACCCGCCGCGCCCTGCTGCAGGCCAGCATCGGCGCAGGCGCCCTGCTTGTCACGCCACTTGCCGTGTTTGCGGCGCCGCCGCCCGGCTTCGACCAGTGGCGCGACAATTTTCGCGCGCGCGCCCTTGCCAAAGGCATCTCGGATGCGACCTGGACGCGGGTGATGGGCCGCATCGAACCCGACATGAGCGTGTTCCGGCAGATGCAGAAACAGCCGGAATTCAACGAGCAGATCTGGCAATACATCAACCGCCGCGTCTCGGACTGGCGCATCATCAACGGCCGCGAAGCGCTGAAGAAGCACGAGGCGCTGTTCGCCCGGATCGAACAGGATTTTGGCGTCGAGCGCGGCACGCTGCTGGCGCTGTGGGGCGTCGAGTCAGCCTACGGCGATCCGCTGGTGCAGCAGAACCATATGCGCCCGGTTTTCCCGGCGCTCGCAGCGCTTGCCTGGAACGAGCCGCGCCGCCGCGTCTATTGGGAAACCGAGCTGATCAACGCGTTGAAGATCGTCGACCGTGGCTGGAGCACACCGGAGGAAATGCGGGGATCCTGGGCCGGCGCGATGGGTCATACACAATGGATGCCGGAAGTCTGGCTCAATGTCGGCATGGACTACGACAAGGACGGCCGCGTCTCGCCGTTCGGCAAGCCCGACGATGCGCTTGGCTCCAGCGCGCGCTATCTGCTCAACCGCGGCAAGTATCACCGCGGCGAGCATTGGGGCTATGAGGTCAACGGCTCAGGGTCTTCGAGCGGCAGCCGGACGTACGCGGCTTGGGCCAGCGCGGGCGTGACGCGCGCCGACGGCAAACCGTTCCCGCAACCGAACGCGTCAGCGCAGATGTGGGTGCCGGTTGCGGGTGGCCCGGCGTTCCTGCTGGGTCCGAATTTTTATTCGGTGAAGAGCTACAACCCATCGATGAACTACGCGCTGGCGATCTGCCATCTCGGCGACCGCATTCTGGGCGCGCCACCCTTCATTCACCCCTTCCCCGGATCCGAGCGCGCGCTGACACTCGCCGAAGTCCAGGAAGTACAGACGCGGCTGACCAAAGCCGGCTTCGATACCGGCGGCACCGACGGCCGCGTCGGCAACGACACCATGAAGGCGGTGAAGGATTATCAGACCAAGATGGGGCTATTGCCCGCCGACGGTTACGGCGGGCTAAAGGTGCTGGCGCGGTTGAGGCAAGGCGGTTAGGCCGTGTGCTGATCTGCAATAGGGTGAGAGAGGCTGCCATGTAGGCAGCCTCTCTCAATACCTTGATGCTATCCCCGCCCAGCCGCCCGCCCCGTCATGGGGACTCATCCCTATGTGGAAATGAAACGACAAGACTCACCCCATCCCGAACTCACGTGTGGGCTTCGGATCGGTCTCGAACAACCGTTGTGCGGCCTCGGCGTTCGTGGCGCAGCGCTCAAGCCAGCGAGCCACGAGAAAATCAACCCGCGCGGCAAATCGCAGTTGAGCCGCTGCCAGCACAAACCTCGCGTCCAAACTCCGATCGGATGGTCTCTTGACGTCGTTGCGGGCGTTCATCTTGCCCTCCTGCCGTTTCGGCGGAGGGAGCGGCCCTGCACCGAGAGTTACACTCTTGCTTTGCGGATCAGCCCCGCTTCGAGCTGAAAATTCGGACCCCGTGTCATCACGGACATGCACGACCAATCGGCCAGCCGAATAAGCGGCCGGACGCGGGCGGCAGTCTCTGCGATGTGTGTGCGTGCGTGGCGCATTAGGTCCTCAGGAGTGCAGGCAATTTCACCCGTGACGAATGTCGTGATCTAAACGCAGAGAAACTTCAGCGCGTCAAATGTTTTATGCTCACGAGGTGCGGAATTTGTTGCGTGCTGGCAATTTTAGAACGCCCGCGCGGCCGGCTGGGTTCGAAAATTTCAAGCTGTCGTCAATTGGCGGAAGCGCCGGCATGTCCGCTGGCGGGCATTTTTGCTTGTGTTCGTGGGCACTGCCTACCATGCCAGGCTGAGCCAGAAGCATTGTGTTTGGCCGACGCTTGAACAGTGCTCCCACGGTTCGCATCATCGGATGATGACGAAAAGCGATCCCTTAGCTGGACCAAATATCTTCTGCGCGCTCCAATAAATGCTGGTTAGCAGGGCCAAGCGTGCCCCAAAACACGAGCCGGACGTGCGCTAGAAGCGCAGAGAGTGCCGTTCGCTGACGCGGAGAAGCAATACCTGAGAACTCGGTCCACCATTTTCCACGCGGCGCATGATCTTTGTTGTGAGGAACTATCGCTTCGAGGGCATAGTCAACAAAATCAATCTCCCGAGATACTCCAAGAATGATCGAGGGAACGTAATACATGAAGGTCGTG
This portion of the Bradyrhizobium sp. AZCC 2262 genome encodes:
- a CDS encoding lysine-2,3-aminomutase-like protein, which gives rise to MNRIDPKLAATLRQPAELVERGLAKAADLADLERVAARYAIAVTPDIAGLIDTESPDDPIARQFIPIALELVSGSSENADPIGDDAHSPVPGIVHRYPDRVLFKLVHVCAVYCRFCFRREMVGPGKATALSEAAYRDALDYIRGHNEIWEVILTGGDPLMLSPRRLSEIMADLAAIDHVKIVRIHTRVPVAAPARIDEDMVEALRVDGATTWVAVHANHPRELSDEARLACARLADAGIPLVSQTVLLRGVNDDAAVLEALMRAFVENRIKPYYLHHGDLAPGTAHLRTTVAEGQELMRRLRGRVSGLCQPDYVLDIPGGHGKAPIGPNYLSHASSRECVLSSETRYRVVDYCGDVHLYPPEP
- the efp gene encoding elongation factor P — protein: MKVIASSIRKGNIIEQDGKLYVVLTAENIHPGKGTPVSQIEMRRIGDGVKISERYKTTDQVEKATVEDHNFNYLYEDADGFHFMNAETYDQVQVSKEIVGSSAPYLQENMTVKLSLHDMNPVAIQLPQRATLEVVDTEPVTKGQTASSSYKPAILSNGVRTAVPPHIGTGTRIVVMTEDGSYVERAKD
- a CDS encoding C13 family peptidase; the protein is MTSNSWISRLGAALIALVLTVVPSVSPTHAVEDAPRVSVVSFGLFGDQGVFRREATGAAQVVAGRFGSGPVNVQYNSKKGGGATIEALAMSLQVAANGMDAENDVLFLILTSHGSPDGLAVKAGRLEQTLTPSNLADMLARTSVRHKVVVISACYSGVFIPRLANPDVLVITAADANHPSFGCQDKAKWTYFGDAFFNVALRRARSLKEAYVVARALVRKRELRQRFEPSNPLMAGGANVQPLLIASP
- a CDS encoding carboxymuconolactone decarboxylase family protein, which translates into the protein MTHARSEYKDFMSLTPDAYSAVLALGQVAAKAGMDKQLLELIKLRASQINGCAFCVQYHILEGEKLGVPADKLNLVVVWREAPQFSQRERAALAWTEALTLLSDGVSDEVYTQASAEFSEKELAYLTSAIASINVWNRFGAAFRWTPPARKQAVDAAAS
- a CDS encoding M23 family metallopeptidase: MAVPLLRRWLAVLCLLPAGLAGAAAEEFRTPSITAVRVEWRAVLDQLRTEIATQPTIASRFTFAGQRRVPAWDPRSTPALVQLNAINASIFAGIGRSPVPVLLPFDTAGYLEDQADGTPLPLSNYQADFRPADLFHAGPAGYDAVFSLQPGAGGGLPSRTFARPVEVQITGSILIYDLADSLGGRGEPVKALAAQFPDVRRFIREGYVRYAFTRFGVPYVVSIQCLDSAPRARRLACREAYPIAERFLKALRIAGGQPAQPRHDISTEIVERPTAVSPDFSYYPGGDIIARSSVRRRGGRADFAAYSQIRFPLEKTPAAIRSQSFGRKNSQVGRGIYPWRDNFCEARSFQVGQCAAGFGHQGQDIRPAPCPPNSNSESSCHPRKQAVVAVRDGVVIRSLKQQAATLQINTSNEHIRFRYMHMNPSALDADGILNGRRVAEGEKIGVVSNYLDFPNGTSYHLHFDVQVFTRDGWIWVNPYTTLIASYERLIRSRGREIGTDPPAAAAVAHALPEDVVRRSPREGREN
- the epmA gene encoding EF-P lysine aminoacylase EpmA, with product MVGTAQPSPWWSPARHADRKPFLMARNAITKAVRAWFDEQGFAEVETAVLQVSPGNETHLHAPRTELTSGDGTRATRYLRTSPEFAAKKLLAAGEAKIFEFARVFRDRERGDLHLPEFTMLEWYRAEASYDAVMADTIVVIAHAAQATGIGRFLFRGRTADPFAEPELLTVAAAFERFAGIDLLATVTNGEGDRAALAAAANGRVRITDDDTWSDIFSKVLVEHVEPNLGQGRLTVLFEYPAPEAALARAKAADPRVAERFEVYACGVELANGFGELTDAAEQRRRFAADMDEKERRYGERYPLDEDFLAAVAAMPPSSGVALGFDRLVMLAAGALRVDQVVWTPPAGET
- a CDS encoding lytic murein transglycosylase, coding for MKQPDSRIAPTRRALLQASIGAGALLVTPLAVFAAPPPGFDQWRDNFRARALAKGISDATWTRVMGRIEPDMSVFRQMQKQPEFNEQIWQYINRRVSDWRIINGREALKKHEALFARIEQDFGVERGTLLALWGVESAYGDPLVQQNHMRPVFPALAALAWNEPRRRVYWETELINALKIVDRGWSTPEEMRGSWAGAMGHTQWMPEVWLNVGMDYDKDGRVSPFGKPDDALGSSARYLLNRGKYHRGEHWGYEVNGSGSSSGSRTYAAWASAGVTRADGKPFPQPNASAQMWVPVAGGPAFLLGPNFYSVKSYNPSMNYALAICHLGDRILGAPPFIHPFPGSERALTLAEVQEVQTRLTKAGFDTGGTDGRVGNDTMKAVKDYQTKMGLLPADGYGGLKVLARLRQGG